The sequence below is a genomic window from Desulfovibrio sp. JC022.
GAGGTGTGCACCTGGTACGGTGCGGAGTTCCGAGGAACTCGGTGTTAACGCCCTGCGAGGCGTAGTGTTCTGAGGGACACTGGGTGTTTCCGTGGGAGACGACCGGTTTGTAAACAGTCTTTGTATATCCGATTGTGAAAGTGATATAGTGAAGTTTTTGTTTACAATCCCTCTGTGTTATTTCTGGTCATATTTCTCGTGACCACACCATTCACCCTCCCTCTGGTGGTGGTCCTGCACTAACATAGTTCCCATCATGAGGCTTAAACTTCCTCGAAATGTAGACAATCACCTTCCCGCGCTGCATCAGAACTGCTCCAAGACCGTCCCCACACGCATCCGTAAAGACCGAAAAGTCCTCCTTTCC
It includes:
- a CDS encoding RNase H-like domain-containing protein; the encoded protein is GKEDFSVFTDACGDGLGAVLMQRGKVIVYISRKFKPHDGNYVSAGPPPEGG